A genome region from Primulina eburnea isolate SZY01 chromosome 9, ASM2296580v1, whole genome shotgun sequence includes the following:
- the LOC140842039 gene encoding uncharacterized protein yields MAKVPSKHSRDQAPDFEGLLNNLQDWELSLKEKDKRLKSGSTGKEKLDLPVKTSRTNSGQLSSSGVNGRQILEKTPADNIGPFRDYDHLKGFDALSRLSGGFRSEESFVDANSEKELGNEFFKQRKFNEAIDCYSRSIALSPTAVAYANRAMAFLKIKRFQEAELDCSEALNLDDQYIKAYSRRSTARKELGKLKESLDDAEFALRLDPQNQEIKKQFAEAKSLIQKEILKKSSRALEGSVEGVRRTQKSEVQKISSVSSDYPARMVTEILDNDAKDDNKRDVPSESLKEIKGDNMRINGSDADTTLENAKIKHKNEEQDLNASVQELAAKAANLAKAEAAKNIVPPSSGYEFEVSWRKLSGDRELQARLLKAISPAALPGIFKNALSSPVLVDIIRCIATFFMEDMALSVDFLLNLTKIPRFDMIIMCLSSTQKADLLRIWDEVFCKASPDYNTEILANLRSRYGIRQ; encoded by the exons ATGGCTAAAGTACCTTCCAAGCACTCTCGGGATCAAGCTCCG GATTTTGAGGGGCTCCTGAATAACTTACAAGATTGGGAATTGTCATTGAAGGAAAAGGACAAGAGACTGAAATCGGGTTCTACTGGCAAGGAAAAGTTG GATTTGCCAGTTAAGACTAGTAGAACGAATAGTGGTCAACTTTCTAGTTCTGGAGTCAATGGAAGGCAAATATTGGAGAAAACTCCAGCTGACAATATCGGTCCCTTCAGAGACTATGATCATCTGAAAGGCTTTGATGCTCTCAGTCGTTTATCTGGTGGATTCAGATCCGAGGAGAGCTTTGTTGATGCAAATTCAGAAAAAGAGTTG GGTAATGAGTTTTTTAAGCAAAGGAAATTTAATGAAGCAATAGACTGCTATTCACGAAGCATTGCATTGTCGCCAACTGCAGTAGCTTATGCAAACAGAGCAATGGCttttctcaaaatcaaaag ATTCCAGGAAGCCGAGCTTGATTGTTCTGAAGCGTTGAATTTAGATGATCAATACATAAAAGCTTATTCTCGTCGATCAACGGCTAGAAAAGAGCTTGGCAAACTCAAGGAATCGCTTGATG ATGCTGAGTTTGCTTTGAGGTTGGATCCCCAGAACCAAGAGATAAAGAAACAGTTTGCTGAAGCAAAATCTTTAATTCAAAAG gAAATTCTTAAGAAGTCATCCAGAGCGCTAGAAGGCTCTGTTGAGGGTGTACGAAGAACACAAAAGTCAGAAGTGCAGAAAATTTCATCTGTCTCATCAGATTATCCTGCTCGAATGGTGACTGAGATACTTGATAATGATGCCAAG GATGATAATAAGAGGGATGTTCCCTCGGAATCATTGAAGGAAATTAAAGGCGATAATATGAGAATTAATGGGTCTGATGCTGATACCACCTTAGAGAATGCAAAG ataaaacacaaaaatgaagaGCAAGATTTGAATGCATCAGtgcaagagcttgctgcaaaggCTGCTAATCTTGCCAAAGCTGAAGCTGCAAAAAATATTGTTCCACCTAGTTCTGGTTATGAATTTGAGGTTTCTTGGCGAAAACTTTCTGGAGACCGTGAACTGCAGGCTCGTTTATTGAAG GCAATATCACCAGCTGCATTGCCAGGGATATTTAAAAACGCATTGTCTTCTCCGGTGCTTGTTGACATCATTAGGTGCATTGCCACCTTTTTCAT GGAAGATATGGCACTGAGTGTCGATTTCTTACTGAATTTGACCAAGATTCCTAGATTTGACATGATCATCATGTGCCTTTCATCAACGCAGAAGGCGG ATCTTCTCAGGATTTGGGATGAAGTATTCTGTAAAGCATCTCCAGATTATAATACCGAGATACTAGCCAATCTACGCTCAAGATACGGCATAAGACAATAA
- the LOC140842040 gene encoding serine/arginine-rich splicing factor SR30-like isoform X1 — protein sequence MGRSTGTIYVGNLPEDIRESEVEDLFYKYGPIVNIDLKIPSRPPGYAFVEFEDSRDADDAIRGRDGYRFDGYRLRVELSHGGRRLPSYDRHSSYSSGSSHGGISKRSDYRVLVTGLPSSASWQDLKDHMRQAGDVCFSQVYRDRDGMRGVIDYTNSDDMKYAIRKLDDSLFRNQFSRAYIRVEEYDRRSGYSRSPHPYSRSPSHSYYDPRDRRSRSRSPPRNESRYRSRSRSPESPFHRRRHLTVSPRETPSRSRSRSNSDRVSSSTLVN from the exons ATGGGACGCTCAACCGGCACTATTTATGTGGGAAATCTTCCTGAGGATATTCGCGAGAGCGAGGTTGAAGATTTGTTTTACaag TATGGGCCTATAGTTAACATTGATTTGAAAATTCCATCCAGACCGCCTGGCTATGCTTTTGTTGAG TTTGAAGATTCGCGCGATGCTGATGATGCTATTCGTGGCCGAGATGGTTATAGGTTTGATGGTTACAGGTTACGG GTTGAACTTTCTCATGGGGGACGAAGATTACCATCATATGATCGCCACAGTAGCTATAGTAGTGGAAGTAGCCATGGGGGAATTTCAAAGCGGTCTGATTACAGAG TCTTGGTTACTGGCCTTCCTTCTTCTGCTTCTTGGCAAGACTTAAAG GATCACATGCGTCAAGCAGGAGATGTCTGCTTCTCTCAAGTTTACCGCGATCGAGATG GCATGCGAGGAGTAATTGACTATACAAACTCTGACGACATGAAATATGCT ATCAGAAAGCTAGATGACTCTCTGTTTCGGAATCAGTTTTCTCGAGCTTACATACGG GTAGAAGAGTATGACCGGAGGAGTGGTTATTCCAGGAGCCCTCATCCTTACTCAAGAAGTCCCAGTCACAGCTATTATGACCCCAGGGATAGAAG GTCAAGATCTAGATCACCTCCTCGCAATGAATCAAG GTATCGTTCAAGATCGAGATCTCCCGAATCACCT TTTCATCGACGAAGACACCTGACCGTTAGTCCTAGGGAAACTCCAAGCAGGAGTAGGAGCAGGAGCAACTCGGATAGGGTATCTTCCTCGACTTTGGTT
- the LOC140842040 gene encoding serine/arginine-rich splicing factor SR30-like isoform X3, translating into MGRSTGTIYVGNLPEDIRESEVEDLFYKYGPIVNIDLKIPSRPPGYAFVEFEDSRDADDAIRGRDGYRFDGYRLRVELSHGGRRLPSYDRHSSYSSGSSHGGISKRSDYRVLVTGLPSSASWQDLKDHMRQAGDVCFSQVYRDRDGMRGVIDYTNSDDMKYAIRKLDDSLFRNQFSRAYIRVEEYDRRSGYSRSPHPYSRSPSHSYYDPRDRRSRSRSPPRNESRYRSRSRSPESPFHRRRHLTVSPRETPSRSRSRSNSDRGRSD; encoded by the exons ATGGGACGCTCAACCGGCACTATTTATGTGGGAAATCTTCCTGAGGATATTCGCGAGAGCGAGGTTGAAGATTTGTTTTACaag TATGGGCCTATAGTTAACATTGATTTGAAAATTCCATCCAGACCGCCTGGCTATGCTTTTGTTGAG TTTGAAGATTCGCGCGATGCTGATGATGCTATTCGTGGCCGAGATGGTTATAGGTTTGATGGTTACAGGTTACGG GTTGAACTTTCTCATGGGGGACGAAGATTACCATCATATGATCGCCACAGTAGCTATAGTAGTGGAAGTAGCCATGGGGGAATTTCAAAGCGGTCTGATTACAGAG TCTTGGTTACTGGCCTTCCTTCTTCTGCTTCTTGGCAAGACTTAAAG GATCACATGCGTCAAGCAGGAGATGTCTGCTTCTCTCAAGTTTACCGCGATCGAGATG GCATGCGAGGAGTAATTGACTATACAAACTCTGACGACATGAAATATGCT ATCAGAAAGCTAGATGACTCTCTGTTTCGGAATCAGTTTTCTCGAGCTTACATACGG GTAGAAGAGTATGACCGGAGGAGTGGTTATTCCAGGAGCCCTCATCCTTACTCAAGAAGTCCCAGTCACAGCTATTATGACCCCAGGGATAGAAG GTCAAGATCTAGATCACCTCCTCGCAATGAATCAAG GTATCGTTCAAGATCGAGATCTCCCGAATCACCT TTTCATCGACGAAGACACCTGACCGTTAGTCCTAGGGAAACTCCAAGCAGGAGTAGGAGCAGGAGCAACTCGGATAGG GGGAGATCTGACTGA
- the LOC140842040 gene encoding serine/arginine-rich splicing factor SR30-like isoform X2, whose protein sequence is MGRSTGTIYVGNLPEDIRESEVEDLFYKYGPIVNIDLKIPSRPPGYAFVEFEDSRDADDAIRGRDGYRFDGYRLRVELSHGGRRLPSYDRHSSYSSGSSHGGISKRSDYRVLVTGLPSSASWQDLKDHMRQAGDVCFSQVYRDRDGMRGVIDYTNSDDMKYAIRKLDDSLFRNQFSRAYIRVEEYDRRSGYSRSPHPYSRSPSHSYYDPRDRRSRSRSPPRNESRYRSRSRSPESPFHRRRHLTVSPRETPSRSRSRSNSDRVSSSGRSD, encoded by the exons ATGGGACGCTCAACCGGCACTATTTATGTGGGAAATCTTCCTGAGGATATTCGCGAGAGCGAGGTTGAAGATTTGTTTTACaag TATGGGCCTATAGTTAACATTGATTTGAAAATTCCATCCAGACCGCCTGGCTATGCTTTTGTTGAG TTTGAAGATTCGCGCGATGCTGATGATGCTATTCGTGGCCGAGATGGTTATAGGTTTGATGGTTACAGGTTACGG GTTGAACTTTCTCATGGGGGACGAAGATTACCATCATATGATCGCCACAGTAGCTATAGTAGTGGAAGTAGCCATGGGGGAATTTCAAAGCGGTCTGATTACAGAG TCTTGGTTACTGGCCTTCCTTCTTCTGCTTCTTGGCAAGACTTAAAG GATCACATGCGTCAAGCAGGAGATGTCTGCTTCTCTCAAGTTTACCGCGATCGAGATG GCATGCGAGGAGTAATTGACTATACAAACTCTGACGACATGAAATATGCT ATCAGAAAGCTAGATGACTCTCTGTTTCGGAATCAGTTTTCTCGAGCTTACATACGG GTAGAAGAGTATGACCGGAGGAGTGGTTATTCCAGGAGCCCTCATCCTTACTCAAGAAGTCCCAGTCACAGCTATTATGACCCCAGGGATAGAAG GTCAAGATCTAGATCACCTCCTCGCAATGAATCAAG GTATCGTTCAAGATCGAGATCTCCCGAATCACCT TTTCATCGACGAAGACACCTGACCGTTAGTCCTAGGGAAACTCCAAGCAGGAGTAGGAGCAGGAGCAACTCGGATAGGGTATCTTCCTC GGGGAGATCTGACTGA